The following proteins are co-located in the Sphingorhabdus lutea genome:
- the bla gene encoding subclass B3 metallo-beta-lactamase, with the protein MLRSFTYIFISAALCLTGCGVNNNDAPRIKNTQSPQKWAATCKDRDEWDKPAPAFHIYGNSWYVGTCGISAILIDSGNGLILIDSGTEVGADIVMANIISLGFKLKDVKIILSSHEHFDHIGGLAKIKAFTNAQIYASKEAAPVMMTGQSSADDPQHGLHKPMRPVNVDKIVNLEEAIILGNIGISPISTPGHTPGALSWSWQDCENKICKNIIYADSLSPIGRDDYKFSDHPVYLANYRSGMERLAKMQCDILLTPHPSSSNMVKRAASGSFIGAMNCHEYTQAASKRLNDRLASEAK; encoded by the coding sequence ATGCTCCGCTCTTTTACATATATATTTATTTCGGCGGCGCTTTGTTTAACAGGTTGCGGCGTCAATAATAATGACGCGCCCCGCATTAAAAATACACAGTCCCCGCAAAAATGGGCCGCGACATGTAAAGATAGGGATGAGTGGGATAAGCCAGCCCCAGCCTTTCATATATATGGCAATAGCTGGTATGTTGGCACATGCGGGATTAGCGCGATTTTAATCGATAGCGGCAATGGCTTAATTTTAATAGACAGCGGCACAGAGGTCGGTGCCGATATTGTCATGGCCAATATTATATCGCTTGGTTTTAAATTAAAAGATGTCAAAATCATATTAAGCAGTCATGAGCATTTTGACCATATTGGTGGATTAGCAAAGATCAAGGCTTTTACAAATGCCCAAATTTACGCCAGCAAAGAGGCCGCACCTGTCATGATGACAGGACAATCCAGCGCAGATGATCCGCAACATGGCCTGCATAAACCAATGCGTCCAGTTAATGTCGATAAAATAGTAAATTTAGAAGAAGCCATAATATTGGGCAATATTGGCATAAGCCCAATCTCTACGCCTGGTCATACTCCCGGCGCATTAAGCTGGTCATGGCAAGATTGTGAGAATAAAATTTGCAAAAATATAATATATGCCGACAGCTTATCTCCCATAGGACGGGATGATTATAAATTTTCCGACCATCCGGTATATTTGGCCAATTATCGTTCAGGCATGGAAAGATTGGCAAAAATGCAGTGCGATATTTTATTAACCCCGCACCCGTCATCAAGCAACATGGTGAAACGTGCAGCAAGCGGCTCTTTCATTGGCGCGATGAACTGTCATGAATATACACAAGCAGCAAGCAAAAGATTAAATGACCGATTGGCGAGCGAAGCTAAATAA
- the mtgA gene encoding monofunctional biosynthetic peptidoglycan transglycosylase, with protein sequence MAEYHEGDVPKGPSLFRRLIIFIFKGGFYFVALSILLVGFFAIIPVPITATMLMDENGVTKSWRSLDEISPNLVRAVIAAEDSKFCSHNGFDTEAIEKAIENNRKGKKLRGGSTISQQTAKNVFLWQNGGYVRKGLEAWFTMLIEFIWPKSRIIEVYLNVAETGIGTYGAEAGAQRYFNKSADNLSKSEAARIAAALPAPKKRAVNGASGFTRRYGNSISSRISIVKRDGLDSCIYK encoded by the coding sequence ATGGCCGAATATCATGAAGGGGACGTTCCAAAAGGACCGTCCCTTTTTCGCCGACTGATTATCTTCATTTTCAAGGGCGGTTTTTATTTTGTGGCATTATCCATTTTATTGGTTGGTTTTTTTGCGATTATTCCCGTGCCAATTACAGCGACAATGTTAATGGATGAAAATGGCGTTACCAAAAGCTGGCGTTCTTTAGATGAAATATCACCCAATTTGGTCCGCGCCGTTATCGCCGCAGAGGATAGCAAATTTTGCTCCCATAATGGATTTGATACAGAGGCCATTGAAAAAGCAATTGAAAATAATCGTAAAGGAAAAAAATTGCGTGGTGGCTCGACCATTAGCCAGCAAACAGCAAAAAATGTCTTTTTATGGCAAAATGGCGGTTATGTCCGCAAGGGGTTGGAAGCATGGTTCACCATGCTGATTGAATTTATCTGGCCCAAATCGCGTATCATCGAGGTATATTTAAATGTCGCCGAAACCGGCATTGGCACCTATGGCGCCGAAGCAGGGGCGCAGCGTTATTTCAATAAATCTGCCGATAATCTTAGCAAGTCAGAGGCAGCAAGGATAGCTGCCGCCCTGCCCGCACCAAAAAAACGGGCCGTTAACGGCGCATCTGGCTTTACCCGCCGCTACGGAAACAGCATTTCGTCGCGCATTTCCATTGTCAAACGTGATGGGCTGGATAGCTGCATTTATAAATAA
- a CDS encoding chemotaxis protein CheA, producing the protein MDELLQDFISETRESMEALGGILVHWERCPDDKAAIDEVFRFVHTVKGSCGFLGLPRLLNLSHAAEEVMSKARDGKIKPEPELVTAILTIVDHIAMIASSFEDGTAVADIDQMLICQLEQISSKSEQHVHEDDHDMAVQMDAVPATFNLPDAKATDDKIDKEEQGKAVPVVNHKEEQTQIIPSATSKTVRVSLQLLDRLMNIVSDMVLARNEVSRQIRTHKDNGELNSSFHRLSTTTSELRDIISLMRMQSIDRLFSVFPRMIRDVSTELKRPVDIVIKGSQVEVDREMVEALRDPLTHILRNSVSHGIEPAHERQAAGKPATGTINLGARQSGNQIIIEISDDGAGINLKKLGNKAVLANLITKAHWSELNEEQKLNYIFEPGLSTADKVTSISGRGVGMDVVKNNIESVGGSIVLENFVGQGLKIIIQLPLTLSIIAALTVRSEDQLFAIARSSIVEIISTKNANITLHNVGGNPIADIRGEKIAFGRLSEILWNDENKSVLSKTNNNVDRIENLVVIEPAIGGKYALAVDNVLDHEELVVRPVAPLVMKSGIYAGSSLPDSGKPIMLLDVNGIANILECSQSIKKNIGSVQTENQTAVKKPSALLFEDMQGRRRAIRLSDIERMEEVEADTISFQAGAMRLTQNDKIYSVHWLSNAPKTGQIKLLKIKYGDKYHFFAVEDVLDIFTLNQDVDTDVNDPSIEGMIVYEGKAIEIINTKYILQNPDHQFSAKVTKTKSQSKGLCYMPISENEDWGQLVLAPLLKAAGYEFTSDQNKADKADYIIKFDPENVTNGNDEDAKIISLSKDIASTDGTHNIYLYDHVALLKKLEEKSVAERIRVGHGK; encoded by the coding sequence ATGGATGAACTTCTTCAAGATTTTATTTCAGAAACCAGAGAGTCGATGGAAGCTCTTGGCGGGATATTGGTGCATTGGGAAAGATGCCCTGATGATAAGGCCGCAATTGATGAGGTGTTTAGATTTGTTCACACGGTAAAGGGTAGTTGTGGTTTCCTTGGCCTTCCAAGATTATTAAACCTTAGCCATGCCGCCGAAGAAGTGATGAGCAAGGCAAGGGACGGCAAAATAAAGCCTGAACCTGAATTAGTCACCGCAATTTTGACTATAGTGGATCATATTGCCATGATTGCCAGCTCGTTTGAGGATGGCACGGCGGTGGCCGATATTGATCAAATGTTAATTTGTCAGTTGGAACAAATCTCCAGTAAAAGTGAACAACATGTTCATGAAGATGATCATGATATGGCGGTGCAGATGGATGCGGTGCCTGCAACATTTAATTTGCCCGATGCCAAAGCTACTGATGATAAAATTGATAAAGAAGAGCAAGGCAAGGCGGTGCCTGTAGTAAATCATAAAGAAGAACAGACACAAATCATCCCATCGGCGACATCCAAAACTGTAAGAGTGTCCTTGCAATTGCTTGACCGTTTAATGAATATTGTGTCCGACATGGTGCTGGCCAGAAATGAGGTTTCACGTCAAATTCGCACGCATAAGGATAATGGTGAGTTAAACTCCAGTTTTCATCGTTTATCCACAACAACATCTGAATTACGCGATATTATCAGCTTAATGCGGATGCAAAGCATTGATCGGCTATTTTCAGTATTTCCGCGCATGATACGCGATGTTTCAACCGAATTGAAACGACCTGTGGATATTGTAATCAAGGGAAGTCAGGTTGAAGTTGACCGCGAAATGGTGGAGGCCTTACGCGACCCATTAACGCATATTTTACGCAATAGTGTGAGCCACGGAATTGAACCCGCGCATGAGCGACAGGCCGCAGGGAAACCAGCAACAGGAACAATAAATTTGGGTGCGCGCCAATCAGGCAACCAAATTATCATTGAAATAAGCGATGATGGCGCGGGTATAAACCTTAAAAAATTGGGAAATAAAGCAGTTTTAGCAAATTTGATAACCAAGGCACATTGGTCTGAGCTGAATGAGGAACAAAAGTTAAATTATATTTTTGAGCCAGGTTTATCCACCGCTGATAAAGTTACATCCATTTCAGGACGCGGGGTTGGCATGGATGTGGTGAAAAATAATATTGAATCGGTTGGCGGTTCGATTGTTTTGGAAAATTTCGTTGGGCAGGGTTTAAAAATTATCATCCAGCTTCCCTTGACGTTAAGTATTATTGCCGCGCTGACCGTTCGTTCAGAGGATCAATTATTCGCGATTGCACGATCTTCTATCGTTGAAATTATCTCCACAAAAAATGCAAATATCACATTGCACAATGTCGGCGGCAATCCAATTGCCGATATTCGAGGGGAAAAAATCGCCTTTGGTCGTCTTTCCGAAATATTATGGAATGATGAAAATAAATCTGTTTTAAGTAAAACCAATAATAATGTTGACCGGATTGAAAATCTGGTCGTGATTGAACCGGCAATTGGCGGTAAATATGCGCTTGCAGTGGACAATGTCTTGGATCATGAAGAATTGGTGGTCAGGCCGGTCGCGCCATTGGTAATGAAATCAGGTATATATGCGGGTTCTTCTTTGCCCGATAGTGGCAAGCCCATCATGCTATTGGATGTAAATGGCATCGCCAATATTTTGGAATGTTCCCAATCAATTAAGAAAAATATTGGTTCGGTACAAACTGAAAATCAAACCGCCGTCAAAAAACCATCTGCTTTATTATTTGAAGACATGCAGGGCAGACGTAGAGCAATAAGATTATCCGATATTGAACGAATGGAAGAGGTAGAAGCAGATACAATAAGCTTCCAAGCGGGCGCGATGCGTTTAACCCAAAATGACAAAATATATTCGGTTCACTGGCTATCTAATGCGCCGAAAACAGGGCAAATAAAGCTGTTGAAAATTAAATATGGCGATAAATATCATTTCTTTGCTGTCGAAGATGTTTTGGATATTTTTACATTGAATCAGGATGTTGATACTGATGTAAATGACCCTTCCATCGAAGGAATGATTGTTTATGAAGGTAAGGCGATTGAGATTATAAATACAAAATATATCTTACAAAATCCAGATCATCAATTTTCAGCTAAAGTTACAAAGACAAAGTCCCAAAGCAAGGGGCTATGTTATATGCCAATTTCCGAAAATGAAGATTGGGGGCAATTGGTGCTCGCGCCATTATTAAAAGCCGCGGGATATGAATTCACATCAGACCAAAATAAAGCTGATAAGGCGGATTATATCATAAAATTTGATCCAGAAAATGTGACAAATGGCAATGATGAAGACGCGAAAATCATCTCATTAAGCAAGGATATTGCCAGCACAGACGGGACGCATAATATCTACCTTTATGATCATGTCGCTTTATTAAAAAAATTAGAAGAAAAGTCAGTTGCTGAAAGGATAAGAGTAGGTCATGGAAAATAA
- the rpoH gene encoding RNA polymerase sigma factor RpoH yields the protein MSETNNVPATIPALGGDNSLNQYMAEIKRFPMLKPEEEYMLAKRYQEHQDSNAAAQLVTSHLRLVAKIAMGYRGYGLPVSELISEGNIGLMQGVKKFDPEKGFRLATYAMWWIRASMQEFILRSWSLVKIGTTAAQKKLFFNLRRMKNNLQAFEDGDLSPEDVAKISTDLGVTEEEVISMNRRMSRGGDTSLNVTMAGTEGESGQWQDWLVDDEPLQDEILADAQEADVRHELLAEAMSSLNDRERDILMQRRLVEQPQTLEELSLVYKVSRERIRQIEVRAFEKLQKAMMRLAGDKRLLASA from the coding sequence ATGTCAGAGACGAATAATGTTCCGGCAACAATCCCTGCCCTTGGGGGGGACAATAGCCTCAATCAATATATGGCCGAAATTAAGCGGTTTCCCATGTTGAAACCCGAAGAAGAATATATGCTGGCCAAAAGATATCAAGAACATCAAGACAGCAATGCTGCGGCGCAATTGGTGACATCGCATCTACGTTTGGTCGCGAAAATCGCCATGGGGTATCGCGGTTATGGTCTTCCGGTATCAGAGCTTATTTCAGAAGGAAATATTGGTCTGATGCAGGGCGTGAAAAAATTTGACCCTGAAAAAGGATTCCGTTTGGCAACCTATGCCATGTGGTGGATCCGTGCATCCATGCAAGAATTTATCTTGCGCAGCTGGAGTCTGGTGAAAATCGGCACCACCGCAGCGCAGAAAAAACTTTTCTTTAACCTTCGCCGAATGAAAAATAATCTTCAGGCATTTGAAGATGGTGATTTATCCCCCGAAGATGTTGCCAAAATTTCGACTGATTTGGGCGTTACCGAAGAAGAAGTTATCTCCATGAACCGCCGTATGTCGCGCGGTGGTGACACATCATTAAATGTCACCATGGCTGGAACTGAGGGCGAAAGCGGCCAATGGCAAGATTGGTTGGTTGATGATGAGCCATTGCAGGACGAAATTCTTGCTGATGCTCAAGAAGCCGATGTCCGCCATGAATTGCTTGCCGAGGCGATGTCGAGCTTAAACGATCGTGAACGCGATATTTTAATGCAACGCCGATTGGTTGAACAGCCCCAAACGCTTGAGGAATTGAGCTTGGTTTACAAGGTAAGCCGCGAACGTATTCGCCAGATTGAGGTGCGTGCTTTTGAAAAATTACAAAAAGCGATGATGCGCCTTGCCGGTGACAAACGATTATTGGCCAGCGCCTAA
- a CDS encoding Mov34/MPN/PAD-1 family protein: MLHHAAMHHDEEICGFIFYDNIKKAQLFILAQNIAANRARHFEIEHRILFEILRRERLDEVRVDAIFHSHPNGDIRPSKYDIMSAIQYAWPWLIIAGNEMAMWHMPQEMSIENINLPCRVPIIIKSS; the protein is encoded by the coding sequence TTGCTGCATCATGCAGCCATGCATCATGATGAGGAAATTTGCGGTTTTATTTTTTATGATAATATTAAAAAAGCGCAATTATTTATATTGGCGCAAAATATTGCGGCCAATCGCGCAAGGCATTTTGAAATAGAACATAGGATTTTATTTGAAATATTGCGCCGTGAAAGATTGGATGAGGTGCGTGTTGATGCTATTTTCCATTCGCACCCAAATGGAGATATAAGGCCGTCAAAATATGATATAATGTCGGCCATTCAATATGCATGGCCATGGCTGATTATTGCGGGAAATGAAATGGCCATGTGGCACATGCCACAGGAAATGAGCATCGAAAATATAAATTTGCCCTGCCGTGTGCCAATTATTATTAAATCATCATAG
- a CDS encoding histidine phosphotransferase family protein has product METKADLASLLCSRLCHDLLSPVGAMNNGLELLADEHDPAMRERCMELLADSARSAATKLKFFRLAFGAAGGFGPKVDPKEAKAVLEELVGMSGKTQLIWEVGDQLYPKAAIKILLNLVFMANEALVRGGQIQVGSELSEESCEIVVAASGTHLAFSADVEKTLLGNLREEELDSRTAAAWMVHKLCEENHGQILLEHPDKNMLVIGSNIKV; this is encoded by the coding sequence ATGGAAACCAAAGCTGATTTAGCCAGTTTATTATGCTCACGGCTTTGCCATGATTTATTATCGCCCGTCGGCGCAATGAATAATGGGCTTGAATTATTGGCCGATGAGCATGATCCGGCTATGCGTGAACGGTGCATGGAATTATTGGCCGATAGCGCAAGGTCAGCTGCCACAAAATTGAAATTTTTCCGTTTGGCATTTGGCGCGGCGGGTGGTTTTGGGCCAAAGGTTGATCCCAAAGAAGCCAAAGCTGTTTTAGAAGAATTGGTGGGGATGAGCGGGAAAACCCAATTGATTTGGGAGGTTGGGGATCAGCTATATCCCAAGGCCGCGATTAAAATTTTGCTCAACCTTGTATTCATGGCGAATGAGGCATTGGTTCGTGGCGGCCAAATACAGGTTGGTAGCGAGTTAAGCGAAGAAAGCTGTGAAATTGTGGTTGCGGCGTCGGGAACGCATTTGGCATTTTCGGCTGATGTTGAAAAAACCCTATTGGGTAATTTGAGAGAAGAAGAATTGGATTCCCGGACAGCAGCGGCATGGATGGTGCATAAATTATGTGAGGAAAATCACGGTCAAATTTTATTGGAACATCCGGATAAAAATATGCTTGTTATTGGTTCAAATATAAAGGTTTGA
- a CDS encoding RluA family pseudouridine synthase has product MTDAQTNNKNDDIICITLGKGRLDKALSNALPNLSRERIKSLLKDHHISIDGKIITSASSNKYEGLKVQIAIPAPVSAVAIAQNIPLNVVYEDEHLIIIDKAAGMVVHPAAGHHDGTLVNALLHHCAGQLSGIGGVERPGIVHRIDRYTSGLMVAAKTDIAHQGLSKLFAAHDINRQYLAIVAGHPHPSSGKIATQIGRSPHDRKKMAVAAQNHGKHAITHYHVDQYLDKAALVRCTLETGRTHQVRVHMSHLGHGLIGDSTYGNRQKHHKILPKWSKSGRQALHATILGFKHPITEKYLQYESNLPEDMQELLIILQI; this is encoded by the coding sequence ATGACCGATGCACAAACCAATAATAAAAATGATGATATTATCTGCATCACCTTGGGCAAGGGGCGGCTGGATAAGGCTTTGTCAAATGCCCTGCCCAATTTGTCGCGCGAGCGCATCAAATCATTGTTAAAGGATCATCATATTTCCATCGATGGTAAGATTATTACATCTGCATCATCCAACAAATATGAAGGATTAAAGGTGCAAATTGCCATCCCCGCTCCAGTTAGCGCCGTCGCCATTGCCCAAAATATCCCGTTAAATGTTGTTTATGAAGATGAGCATTTAATTATCATAGATAAAGCAGCCGGCATGGTGGTGCATCCCGCCGCTGGTCATCATGATGGCACATTGGTTAATGCTTTATTGCATCATTGTGCAGGTCAATTATCGGGCATTGGCGGGGTGGAGCGCCCAGGGATTGTCCACCGTATAGACCGTTATACATCTGGTTTAATGGTTGCTGCCAAAACCGATATTGCCCATCAGGGGCTATCCAAATTATTTGCCGCCCATGACATAAACCGCCAATATTTGGCAATAGTTGCAGGACATCCGCACCCATCAAGCGGCAAAATTGCCACTCAAATTGGGCGATCCCCCCATGATCGCAAGAAAATGGCTGTTGCTGCGCAAAATCATGGAAAACATGCCATTACCCATTATCATGTGGACCAATATCTTGATAAGGCGGCATTGGTTCGCTGCACTTTGGAAACGGGCCGAACACACCAAGTTCGCGTCCATATGTCACATTTGGGACATGGTTTAATCGGAGATTCCACTTATGGAAATCGACAAAAACATCATAAAATCCTACCAAAATGGTCGAAATCAGGAAGACAGGCATTGCACGCGACGATTTTGGGGTTTAAACATCCTATTACCGAAAAATATTTGCAGTATGAAAGTAACCTTCCTGAAGATATGCAGGAATTGTTAATAATACTTCAGATATGA